A region of Carassius auratus strain Wakin chromosome 41, ASM336829v1, whole genome shotgun sequence DNA encodes the following proteins:
- the LOC113059975 gene encoding platelet-activating factor acetylhydrolase IB subunit gamma-like: protein MSADSNPAASPSPCQDIQGDGRWMTLHNRFVSDSKGKEPDVLFVGDSLVQLLHEFEVWRKLFSPLHALNFGVSGDATQHVLWRLINGELDYISPKVVVVWVGTNNHGNTPEQICGGIMAIVSVIHQKLPHAHTLVLGLLPRGKSPNPLRERNASVNALVQAEVASLSHVSFLDVDPGFIHSDGSILHQDMYDYLHLTQQAYQKVCQPLYERIKSLLDKQAP, encoded by the exons ATGAGTGCAGACTCTAACCCTGCAGCTTCACCCAGCCCCTGTCAGGACATCCAGGGAGATGGTCGATGGATGACTTTG CACAATCGATTTGTGTCAGACAGTAAAGGAAAAGAGCCTGATGTTCTGTTTGTTGGAGATTCACTTGTCCAGCTTCTGCATGAGTTTGAG GTTTGGCGAAAACTGTTTTCTCCTCTCCATGCTCTGAATTTTGGGGTTAGTGGGGATGCTACACAGCATGTGTTGTGGAGACTCATAAATGGAGAACTGGACTACATCAGCCCAAAG gtGGTGGTGGTGTGGGTAGGCACTAATAATCATGGTAACACCCCAGAACAGATCTGTGGAGGCATCATGGCCATCGTCAGTGTGATCCACCAGAAACTGCCCCATGCTCACACTCTTGTATTG GGGTTGCTGCCGAGAGGGAAAAGTCCAAACCCTCTTCGTGAGCGCAACGCGAGTGTGAATGCTCTAGTTCAGGCTGAGGTAGCGTCTCTGTCTCATGTCTCCTTTCTGGACGTGGACCCTGGCTTCATTCACTCAGACGGTTCTATCTTACATCAGGACATGTATGATTACCTGCACCTCACGCAGCAGGCATACCAGAAGGTGTGCCAGCCCTTATATGAACGCATCAAATCCCTATTAGATAAACAGGCTCCCTGA
- the LOC113059976 gene encoding carcinoembryonic antigen-related cell adhesion molecule 5-like isoform X1, giving the protein MGHKLFIVFFTLICTSGLHALSLVPSQNPVAVGSNVTISVNDTETITVGTWLFGPSILFFCYPGGVFTGSGHQNGTEFNSSTYQLTLTSVTLKNSGLYVLEALQPKASAQITLEVQEPVSNLTAFVNATNLVEFNDTVTFTCSANGTPQWFSWTNGSSTVTAGGRVVLGNGGRDFIISGVTRYDEGPFKCLVVNNISKAESQPMNLSISYGPSNLRVTASPEKSEYISGSDITLSCSADSKPTASFYWMFNGNPLDVSGPTYDLMHATQNRTGEYTCVAQNAVTLRNAAETKKINIVDPISAVTILAGNQTSSPVEGMAFDLNCNVVGPVKSIQWMKNGTYLDANNMITFSNDNSTLRFNQLTLSDDGLYQCAASNAVSNMTSLAYSLLVNYGPKNTTASGSNIAAVGSSVTFNCSSDSRPQSQYSWYFNNLNVNNGSVYVTTPLSKNDSGQYNCMAFNSITGRSGFASVTLTVYAPVSDVMVNMDNQQPIFSQPFTLTCTASGDVEQIQWMKDGTVLHAQNGITFSNDNSTLSFQNISLSDDGSYQCEASNVVSNMTSPSYDLMVNYGPWNTTISGPTVGAIGHNVTFSCSANSHPTSQYSWFLNSSKVGEGPVLTMTLSPNSGGHYTCMASNDITHISSNASLELTLRDPISHVIVSAGDQQPIFSQPFTLTCIANGDVEHIQWMKNGMVLHPQNGITFSNNNSTLSFQNINLSDDGSYQCEASNVVSNMTSPSYDLMVNYGPWNTTVEGPSMAEEGSNVTFNCTAISRPHSQYSWFHNTSKVGDGPVLVKTALSLNSSGLYTCMAINDITGRSSNASLELTVIETITAVDVIPDRTIPLASQSLTLTCNVKGRYNTVHWLQNNQHFQPSDKVIFSENNTSVTFKTLQTADDGRYHCVASNEFRQYVSSPYDLAVIFGPQSVQIIVRPGIPPVLTCQAVSQPPAVYHWIFENSTVVGNQSSIELPIKSILGSNYTCVAKNPLTNVTVYTSQVINSSNAVVGVQASVVLMALLALLLPVLEECL; this is encoded by the exons ATGGGACATAAATTATTCATTGTATTCTTCACCTTAATTTGTACATCAG GTCTTCATGCATTGTCTCTGGTTCCATCACAAAACCCTGTGGCTGTCGGGAGCAATGTCACTATAAGTGTGAATGACACAGAGACCATTACAGTTGGGACCTGGTTGTTTGGACCTAGTATATTGTTCTTTTGTTACCCAGGGGGCGTTTTTACAGGAAGTGGCCATCAAAATGGAACAGAATTTAACAGTTCTACATATCAGCTCACCTTAACATCAGTAACTCTGAAGAATTCTGGCCTGTATGTATTAGAGGCATTGCAACCAAAGGCCTCGGCACAGATTACATTAGAAGTTCAGG AACCTGTCAGTAATTTAACTGCATTTGTAAACGCAACAAACCTGGTGGAGTTTAACGACACCGTGACGTTCACATGCTCCGCAAACGGAACCCCACAGTGGTTTTCATGGACGAACGGAAGCTCCACGGTCACAGCGGGAGGAAGAGTTGTGCTCGGGAATGGTGGACGAGATTTTATCATCAGTGGTGTGACGCGGTACGACGAAGGGCCGTTCAAGTGTCTTGTGGTAAACAATATCAGCAAAGCAGAGAGTCAACCAATGAATCTCAGTATAAGCT ATGGGCCCAGTAACCTAAGAGTGACGGCATCGCCGGAGAAATCGGAATACATCTCTGGTTCGGATATTACACTATCATGCTCTGCTGACTCCAAACCGACAGCTTCTTTCTACTGGATGTTCAACGGCAATCCTCTGGATGTCTCTGGTCCGACTTATGATCTTATGCACGCAACTCAGAACAGAACGGGAGAATACACCTGTGTTGCCCAGAATGCAGTCACACTCAGAAATGCCGCAGAGACTAAAAAGATCAATATAGTTG atCCGATTTCAGCAGTGACAATTTTAGCAGGGAATCAAACAAGCTCTCCAGTAGAAGGCATGGCTTTTGATCTAAACTGTAATGTTGTGGGGCCAGTGAAATCCATTCAGTGGATGAAGAATGGCACATACCTGGACGCCAACAATATGATCACTTTCTCCAATGACAACTCAACCTTGAGATTTAACCAACTCACTCTTAGTGATGACGGACTGTACCAGTGTGCTGCTAGTAATGCTGTCAGCAACATGACTAGCCTGGCCTACAGTCTTCTGGTTAACT ATGGCCCAAAAAATACAACAGCCTCTGGTTCAAACATAGCAGCAGTGGGATCCAGCGTGACCTTCAACTGTTCCTCTGACTCTCGTCCCCAAAGTCAATACAGCTGGTATTTTAATAACTTAAATGTGAACAATGGTTCAGTGTATGTGACTACACCTCTCTCAAAAAACGATAGCGGACAGTACAACTGCATGGCCTTCAACAGCATCACAGGCAGAAGCGGCTTTGCCTCAGTGACATTAACTGTATATG CTCCTGTCAGCGATGTTATGGTGAATATGGACAATCAGCAACCAATCTTCAGTCAGCCATTCACACTAACCTGCACTGCCAGTGGAGATGTTGAACAGATTCAGTGGATGAAGGATGGCACGGTCCTTCATGCTCAAAATGGAATCACGTTCTCCAATGACAACTCAACCTTGAGCTTCCAAAATATAAGTCTCAGTGATGATGGATCTTATCAGTGTGAAGCAAGTAATGTTGTCAGCAACATGACTAGCCCAAGCTATGACCTGATGGTCAACT ATGGTCCATGGAACACAACCATCTCTGGTCCAACTGTAGGAGCTATCGGACATAATGTGACCTTCAGCTGCTCTGCTAACTCTCACCCAACAAGTCAATACAGCTGGTTTTTAAACAGCTCAAAGGTGGGAGAGGGTCCAGTGTTAACTATGACTCTCTCACCAAATAGTGGCGGACATTACACCTGCATGGCCTCCAATGACATTACACACATCAGCAGCAATGCATCACTGGAGTTAACTTTAAGAG ATCCAATCAGCCATGTGATTGTGAGTGCTGGCGATCAGCAACCAATCTTCAGTCAGCCATTCACACTAACCTGCATTGCTAATGGAGATGTTGAACACATTCAGTGGATGAAGAATGGCATGGTCCTTCATCCTCAAAATGGAATCACGTTCTCCAATAACAACTCAACCTTGAGCTTCCAAAATATAAATCTCAGTGATGATGGATCTTATCAGTGTGAAGCAAGTAATGTTGTCAGCAACATGACTAGCCCAAGCTATGACCTGATGGTCAACT ATGGTCCATGGAATACAACAGTTGAAGGACCATCCATGGCAGAGGAGGGCTCCAATGTGACTTTCAACTGTACTGCCATCTCTCGTCCTCATAGTCAGTATAGCTGGTTCCACAACACTTCAAAAGTGGGAGATGGTCCAGTGCTTGTGAAAACAGCTCTTTCACTAAACAGTAGTGGACTCTACACCTGCATGGCCATCAATGACATCACAGGCAGAAGCAGCAACGCATCACTCGAGTTGACTGTTATTG AAACCATCACGGCAGTGGACGTGATCCCCGATCGCACTATTCCTCTGGCTTCCCAAAGCTTAACGCTCACCTGTAATGTGAAGGGACGCTACAACACAGTCCACTGGCTTCAAAACAACCAGCATTTCCAGCCATCAGACAAAgttatattttcagaaaataacaCCTCTGTAACCTTCAAAACTTTGCAGACCGCTGATGATGGGAGATACCATTGTGTCGCTTCAAATGAATTCAGACAGTATGTCAGTAGCCCATATGATCTGGCAGTCATCT TTGGACCACAGAGTGTGCAGATCATTGTACGCCCTGGGATTCCCCCCGTCCTAACATGTCAAGCAGTGTCTCAGCCGCCAGCTGTGTATCACTGGATCTTCGAAAACAGCACCGTAGTGGGAAATCAATCCTCCATAGAACTTCCCATTAAGTCAATCTTGGGCAGCAATTACACCTGTGTGGCTAAAAACCCTTTGACTAATGTGACAGTCTACACCAGCCAAGTCATCAACT CCTCAAATGCTGTTGTCGGTGTCCAGGCGAGTGTGGTGTTGATGGCTCTCTTGGCTCTGCTTCTCCCTGTGCTGGAAGAATGCCTCTAA
- the LOC113059976 gene encoding carcinoembryonic antigen-related cell adhesion molecule 5-like isoform X2, translating into MGHKLFIVFFTLICTSGLHALSLVPSQNPVAVGSNVTISVNDTETITVGTWLFGPSILFFCYPGGVFTGSGHQNGTEFNSSTYQLTLTSVTLKNSGLYVLEALQPKASAQITLEVQEPVSNLTAFVNATNLVEFNDTVTFTCSANGTPQWFSWTNGSSTVTAGGRVVLGNGGRDFIISGVTRYDEGPFKCLVVNNISKAESQPMNLSISYGPSNLRVTASPEKSEYISGSDITLSCSADSKPTASFYWMFNGNPLDVSGPTYDLMHATQNRTGEYTCVAQNAVTLRNAAETKKINIVDPISAVTILAGNQTSSPVEGMAFDLNCNVVGPVKSIQWMKNGTYLDANNMITFSNDNSTLRFNQLTLSDDGLYQCAASNAVSNMTSLAYSLLVNYGPKNTTASGSNIAAVGSSVTFNCSSDSRPQSQYSWYFNNLNVNNGSVYVTTPLSKNDSGQYNCMAFNSITGRSGFASVTLTVYAPVSDVMVNMDNQQPIFSQPFTLTCTASGDVEQIQWMKDGTVLHAQNGITFSNDNSTLSFQNISLSDDGSYQCEASNVVSNMTSPSYDLMVNYGPWNTTVEGPSMAEEGSNVTFNCTAISRPHSQYSWFHNTSKVGDGPVLVKTALSLNSSGLYTCMAINDITGRSSNASLELTVIETITAVDVIPDRTIPLASQSLTLTCNVKGRYNTVHWLQNNQHFQPSDKVIFSENNTSVTFKTLQTADDGRYHCVASNEFRQYVSSPYDLAVIFGPQSVQIIVRPGIPPVLTCQAVSQPPAVYHWIFENSTVVGNQSSIELPIKSILGSNYTCVAKNPLTNVTVYTSQVINSSNAVVGVQASVVLMALLALLLPVLEECL; encoded by the exons ATGGGACATAAATTATTCATTGTATTCTTCACCTTAATTTGTACATCAG GTCTTCATGCATTGTCTCTGGTTCCATCACAAAACCCTGTGGCTGTCGGGAGCAATGTCACTATAAGTGTGAATGACACAGAGACCATTACAGTTGGGACCTGGTTGTTTGGACCTAGTATATTGTTCTTTTGTTACCCAGGGGGCGTTTTTACAGGAAGTGGCCATCAAAATGGAACAGAATTTAACAGTTCTACATATCAGCTCACCTTAACATCAGTAACTCTGAAGAATTCTGGCCTGTATGTATTAGAGGCATTGCAACCAAAGGCCTCGGCACAGATTACATTAGAAGTTCAGG AACCTGTCAGTAATTTAACTGCATTTGTAAACGCAACAAACCTGGTGGAGTTTAACGACACCGTGACGTTCACATGCTCCGCAAACGGAACCCCACAGTGGTTTTCATGGACGAACGGAAGCTCCACGGTCACAGCGGGAGGAAGAGTTGTGCTCGGGAATGGTGGACGAGATTTTATCATCAGTGGTGTGACGCGGTACGACGAAGGGCCGTTCAAGTGTCTTGTGGTAAACAATATCAGCAAAGCAGAGAGTCAACCAATGAATCTCAGTATAAGCT ATGGGCCCAGTAACCTAAGAGTGACGGCATCGCCGGAGAAATCGGAATACATCTCTGGTTCGGATATTACACTATCATGCTCTGCTGACTCCAAACCGACAGCTTCTTTCTACTGGATGTTCAACGGCAATCCTCTGGATGTCTCTGGTCCGACTTATGATCTTATGCACGCAACTCAGAACAGAACGGGAGAATACACCTGTGTTGCCCAGAATGCAGTCACACTCAGAAATGCCGCAGAGACTAAAAAGATCAATATAGTTG atCCGATTTCAGCAGTGACAATTTTAGCAGGGAATCAAACAAGCTCTCCAGTAGAAGGCATGGCTTTTGATCTAAACTGTAATGTTGTGGGGCCAGTGAAATCCATTCAGTGGATGAAGAATGGCACATACCTGGACGCCAACAATATGATCACTTTCTCCAATGACAACTCAACCTTGAGATTTAACCAACTCACTCTTAGTGATGACGGACTGTACCAGTGTGCTGCTAGTAATGCTGTCAGCAACATGACTAGCCTGGCCTACAGTCTTCTGGTTAACT ATGGCCCAAAAAATACAACAGCCTCTGGTTCAAACATAGCAGCAGTGGGATCCAGCGTGACCTTCAACTGTTCCTCTGACTCTCGTCCCCAAAGTCAATACAGCTGGTATTTTAATAACTTAAATGTGAACAATGGTTCAGTGTATGTGACTACACCTCTCTCAAAAAACGATAGCGGACAGTACAACTGCATGGCCTTCAACAGCATCACAGGCAGAAGCGGCTTTGCCTCAGTGACATTAACTGTATATG CTCCTGTCAGCGATGTTATGGTGAATATGGACAATCAGCAACCAATCTTCAGTCAGCCATTCACACTAACCTGCACTGCCAGTGGAGATGTTGAACAGATTCAGTGGATGAAGGATGGCACGGTCCTTCATGCTCAAAATGGAATCACGTTCTCCAATGACAACTCAACCTTGAGCTTCCAAAATATAAGTCTCAGTGATGATGGATCTTATCAGTGTGAAGCAAGTAATGTTGTCAGCAACATGACTAGCCCAAGCTATGACCTGATGGTCAACT ATGGTCCATGGAATACAACAGTTGAAGGACCATCCATGGCAGAGGAGGGCTCCAATGTGACTTTCAACTGTACTGCCATCTCTCGTCCTCATAGTCAGTATAGCTGGTTCCACAACACTTCAAAAGTGGGAGATGGTCCAGTGCTTGTGAAAACAGCTCTTTCACTAAACAGTAGTGGACTCTACACCTGCATGGCCATCAATGACATCACAGGCAGAAGCAGCAACGCATCACTCGAGTTGACTGTTATTG AAACCATCACGGCAGTGGACGTGATCCCCGATCGCACTATTCCTCTGGCTTCCCAAAGCTTAACGCTCACCTGTAATGTGAAGGGACGCTACAACACAGTCCACTGGCTTCAAAACAACCAGCATTTCCAGCCATCAGACAAAgttatattttcagaaaataacaCCTCTGTAACCTTCAAAACTTTGCAGACCGCTGATGATGGGAGATACCATTGTGTCGCTTCAAATGAATTCAGACAGTATGTCAGTAGCCCATATGATCTGGCAGTCATCT TTGGACCACAGAGTGTGCAGATCATTGTACGCCCTGGGATTCCCCCCGTCCTAACATGTCAAGCAGTGTCTCAGCCGCCAGCTGTGTATCACTGGATCTTCGAAAACAGCACCGTAGTGGGAAATCAATCCTCCATAGAACTTCCCATTAAGTCAATCTTGGGCAGCAATTACACCTGTGTGGCTAAAAACCCTTTGACTAATGTGACAGTCTACACCAGCCAAGTCATCAACT CCTCAAATGCTGTTGTCGGTGTCCAGGCGAGTGTGGTGTTGATGGCTCTCTTGGCTCTGCTTCTCCCTGTGCTGGAAGAATGCCTCTAA
- the LOC113059980 gene encoding carcinoembryonic antigen-related cell adhesion molecule 20 isoform X1, producing MMISRGLYGTLWILSCFGLFLSEDLQISGPTNGAVGGSVVFAPDNLPNTSIITVQWHFGSTVILTGPLDSLIIVPAYRDRVSFDRNTFALELWNLRLEDSGIYRLTVLTSAGGQLTGETSLVFENITNVRVIGPEESLIEAESSANFSSEGTGIITSVQWMKDNRPLSPSNSIIFSSDHRSVSISPVQRSDSGEYQCTYRNPASSQTAKPVRLIINYGPEDVSVKGEDVVDLGVRVSLSCSANSEPAASFSWKFNETDTNVTTDTFTINETDFTHSGDYICTASNNVTKRNASHKHTLTVKVGGGGGRGGGLSSGAIAGIVIGVLVAVAGICGLTVYLTKTKKIPKINLGQHGPARGAAQSRQEPDLNYADISHFQKAGERVNLGNTSESSTEYAEVKPGGKSRAPPPPYGHQVRT from the exons GTCTGTTTCTAAGTGAAGATCTGCAGATTTCTGGTCCGACTAATGGAGCAGTAGGAGGAAGTGTGGTGTTTGCTCCTGATAACCTGCCCAACACATCAATTATTACAGTTCAGTGGCACTTTGGATCAACTGTAATATTGACAGGACCGCTTGATTCTCTTATAATAGTCCCAGCATACAGAGACAGAGTCAGTTTTGACAGAAACACTTTCGCTCTGGAGCTCTGGAACCTGAGACTGGAGGATTCTGGGATATACAGACTAACTGTATTAACTAGTGCTGGAGGCCAACTTACAGGAGAAACTTCACTAGTGTTCG AAAATATAACTAATGTCAGAGTTATTGGTCCAGAAGAATCATTAATAGAGGCAGAATCATCTGCTAACTTCAGCTCTGAGGGAACTGGCATCATCACCTCTGTGCAGTGGATGAAAGATAACCGTCCTCTGTCTCCTAGCAACAGCATCATCTTCTCATCTGATCACAGATCAGTGTCCATCAGTCCAGTGCAGAGATCAGACAGTGGAGAATATCAGTGTACATATAGAAACCCTGCTAGCTCTCAGACGGCAAAACCTGTGCGTCTGATCATCAACT ATGGACCAGAAGATGTTTCTGTTAAGGGTGAGGATGTGGTGGATTTAGGGGTTCGTGTGTCTCTCTCTTGTTCTGCAAATTCTGAACCTGCTGCTTCATTCAGCTGGAAGTTTAATGAAACAGACACCAATGTGACCACAGACACATTCACCATAAACGAGACTGACTTCACACACAGTGGAGATTACATCTGCACAGCCTCCAATAATGTCACAAAGAGAAACGCCTCACACAAACATACTTTAACAGTTAAAG taggaggaggaggaggaagaggaggagggctGTCATCAGGGGCGATAGCTGGGATTGTCATTGGGGTTTTAGTGGCAGTTGCAGGCATTTGTGGCCTGACTGTCTATTTAACAAAAACTAAGAAAAT ACCAAAAATTAACCTTGGACAACATGGACCGGCAAGAGGAG CAGCACAAAGCAGACAGGAGCCT GACCTGAACTATGCAGACATTAGCCATTTCCAGAAGGCTGGAGAGAGAGTGAATCTGGGGAATACGAGTGAATCTAGTACAGAGTATGCTGAAGTAAAACCTGGAGGGAAGTCAAGGGCTCCTCCACCTCCCTATGGACATCAG GTGCGGACGTGA
- the LOC113059980 gene encoding carcinoembryonic antigen-related cell adhesion molecule 20 isoform X3 has protein sequence MMISRGLYGTLWILSCFGLFLSEDLQISGPTNGAVGGSVVFAPDNLPNTSIITVQWHFGSTVILTGPLDSLIIVPAYRDRVSFDRNTFALELWNLRLEDSGIYRLTVLTSAGGQLTGETSLVFENITNVRVIGPEESLIEAESSANFSSEGTGIITSVQWMKDNRPLSPSNSIIFSSDHRSVSISPVQRSDSGEYQCTYRNPASSQTAKPVRLIINYGPEDVSVKGEDVVDLGVRVSLSCSANSEPAASFSWKFNETDTNVTTDTFTINETDFTHSGDYICTASNNVTKRNASHKHTLTVKGRGGGLSSGAIAGIVIGVLVAVAGICGLTVYLTKTKKIPKINLGQHGPARGAAQSRQEPDLNYADISHFQKAGERVNLGNTSESSTEYAEVKPGGKSRAPPPPYGHQVRT, from the exons GTCTGTTTCTAAGTGAAGATCTGCAGATTTCTGGTCCGACTAATGGAGCAGTAGGAGGAAGTGTGGTGTTTGCTCCTGATAACCTGCCCAACACATCAATTATTACAGTTCAGTGGCACTTTGGATCAACTGTAATATTGACAGGACCGCTTGATTCTCTTATAATAGTCCCAGCATACAGAGACAGAGTCAGTTTTGACAGAAACACTTTCGCTCTGGAGCTCTGGAACCTGAGACTGGAGGATTCTGGGATATACAGACTAACTGTATTAACTAGTGCTGGAGGCCAACTTACAGGAGAAACTTCACTAGTGTTCG AAAATATAACTAATGTCAGAGTTATTGGTCCAGAAGAATCATTAATAGAGGCAGAATCATCTGCTAACTTCAGCTCTGAGGGAACTGGCATCATCACCTCTGTGCAGTGGATGAAAGATAACCGTCCTCTGTCTCCTAGCAACAGCATCATCTTCTCATCTGATCACAGATCAGTGTCCATCAGTCCAGTGCAGAGATCAGACAGTGGAGAATATCAGTGTACATATAGAAACCCTGCTAGCTCTCAGACGGCAAAACCTGTGCGTCTGATCATCAACT ATGGACCAGAAGATGTTTCTGTTAAGGGTGAGGATGTGGTGGATTTAGGGGTTCGTGTGTCTCTCTCTTGTTCTGCAAATTCTGAACCTGCTGCTTCATTCAGCTGGAAGTTTAATGAAACAGACACCAATGTGACCACAGACACATTCACCATAAACGAGACTGACTTCACACACAGTGGAGATTACATCTGCACAGCCTCCAATAATGTCACAAAGAGAAACGCCTCACACAAACATACTTTAACAGTTAAAG gaagaggaggagggctGTCATCAGGGGCGATAGCTGGGATTGTCATTGGGGTTTTAGTGGCAGTTGCAGGCATTTGTGGCCTGACTGTCTATTTAACAAAAACTAAGAAAAT ACCAAAAATTAACCTTGGACAACATGGACCGGCAAGAGGAG CAGCACAAAGCAGACAGGAGCCT GACCTGAACTATGCAGACATTAGCCATTTCCAGAAGGCTGGAGAGAGAGTGAATCTGGGGAATACGAGTGAATCTAGTACAGAGTATGCTGAAGTAAAACCTGGAGGGAAGTCAAGGGCTCCTCCACCTCCCTATGGACATCAG GTGCGGACGTGA
- the LOC113059980 gene encoding carcinoembryonic antigen-related cell adhesion molecule 20 isoform X2 has translation MMISRGLYGTLWILSCFGLFLSEDLQISGPTNGAVGGSVVFAPDNLPNTSIITVQWHFGSTVILTGPLDSLIIVPAYRDRVSFDRNTFALELWNLRLEDSGIYRLTVLTSAGGQLTGETSLVFENITNVRVIGPEESLIEAESSANFSSEGTGIITSVQWMKDNRPLSPSNSIIFSSDHRSVSISPVQRSDSGEYQCTYRNPASSQTAKPVRLIINYGPEDVSVKGEDVVDLGVRVSLSCSANSEPAASFSWKFNETDTNVTTDTFTINETDFTHSGDYICTASNNVTKRNASHKHTLTVKGGGGGRGGGLSSGAIAGIVIGVLVAVAGICGLTVYLTKTKKIPKINLGQHGPARGAAQSRQEPDLNYADISHFQKAGERVNLGNTSESSTEYAEVKPGGKSRAPPPPYGHQVRT, from the exons GTCTGTTTCTAAGTGAAGATCTGCAGATTTCTGGTCCGACTAATGGAGCAGTAGGAGGAAGTGTGGTGTTTGCTCCTGATAACCTGCCCAACACATCAATTATTACAGTTCAGTGGCACTTTGGATCAACTGTAATATTGACAGGACCGCTTGATTCTCTTATAATAGTCCCAGCATACAGAGACAGAGTCAGTTTTGACAGAAACACTTTCGCTCTGGAGCTCTGGAACCTGAGACTGGAGGATTCTGGGATATACAGACTAACTGTATTAACTAGTGCTGGAGGCCAACTTACAGGAGAAACTTCACTAGTGTTCG AAAATATAACTAATGTCAGAGTTATTGGTCCAGAAGAATCATTAATAGAGGCAGAATCATCTGCTAACTTCAGCTCTGAGGGAACTGGCATCATCACCTCTGTGCAGTGGATGAAAGATAACCGTCCTCTGTCTCCTAGCAACAGCATCATCTTCTCATCTGATCACAGATCAGTGTCCATCAGTCCAGTGCAGAGATCAGACAGTGGAGAATATCAGTGTACATATAGAAACCCTGCTAGCTCTCAGACGGCAAAACCTGTGCGTCTGATCATCAACT ATGGACCAGAAGATGTTTCTGTTAAGGGTGAGGATGTGGTGGATTTAGGGGTTCGTGTGTCTCTCTCTTGTTCTGCAAATTCTGAACCTGCTGCTTCATTCAGCTGGAAGTTTAATGAAACAGACACCAATGTGACCACAGACACATTCACCATAAACGAGACTGACTTCACACACAGTGGAGATTACATCTGCACAGCCTCCAATAATGTCACAAAGAGAAACGCCTCACACAAACATACTTTAACAGTTAAAG gaggaggaggaggaagaggaggagggctGTCATCAGGGGCGATAGCTGGGATTGTCATTGGGGTTTTAGTGGCAGTTGCAGGCATTTGTGGCCTGACTGTCTATTTAACAAAAACTAAGAAAAT ACCAAAAATTAACCTTGGACAACATGGACCGGCAAGAGGAG CAGCACAAAGCAGACAGGAGCCT GACCTGAACTATGCAGACATTAGCCATTTCCAGAAGGCTGGAGAGAGAGTGAATCTGGGGAATACGAGTGAATCTAGTACAGAGTATGCTGAAGTAAAACCTGGAGGGAAGTCAAGGGCTCCTCCACCTCCCTATGGACATCAG GTGCGGACGTGA